The Pan paniscus chromosome 1, NHGRI_mPanPan1-v2.0_pri, whole genome shotgun sequence genome has a segment encoding these proteins:
- the LOC130540440 gene encoding histone H2B type 3-B has product MPDPSKSAPAPKKGSKKAVTKAQKKDGKKRKRGRKESYSIYVYKVLKQVHPDTGISSKAMGIMNSFVNDIFERIASEASRLAHYNKRSTITSREVQTAVRLLLPGELAKHAVSEGTKAVTKYTSSK; this is encoded by the coding sequence ATGCCAGACCCATCCAAATCGGCTCCTGCGCCCAAGAAGGGTTCTAAAAAGGCTGTCACCAAGGCACAGAAGAAGGACGGCAAGAAGCGCAAGCGCGGCCGCAAGGAGAGCTATTCTATCTACGTGTACAAGGTGCTGAAGCAGGTGCACCCCGACACCGGCATCTCGTCCAAGGCCATGGGCATCATGAACTCCTTCGTCAATGACATCTTCGAGCGCATCGCCAGCGAGGCCTCCCGCCTGGCGCACTACAACAAGCGCTCCACCATCACGTCCCGCGAAGTGCAGACGGCCGTGCGCCTGCTGCTGCCTGGCGAGCTGGCCAAGCACGCCGTGTCCGAGGGCACCAAGGCTGTCACCAAGTACACCAGCTCCAAGTGA
- the LOC100975117 gene encoding histone H2A type 3 produces the protein MSGRGKQGGKARAKAKSRSSRAGLQFPVGRVHRLLRKGNYSERVGAGAPVYLAAVLEYLTAEILELAGNAARDNKKTRIIPRHLQLAIRNDEELNKLLGRVTIAQGGVLPNIQAVLLPKKTESHHKAKGK, from the coding sequence ATGTCCGGTCGTGGTAAGCAGGGTGGCAAGGCGCGCGCCAAGGCTAAGTCGCGCTCGTCGCGCGCGGGGCTGCAGTTCCCCGTGGGCCGCGTGCACCGGTTGCTCCGCAAGGGCAACTATTCGGAGCGCGTGGGCGCCGGCGCCCCGGTCTATCTGGCCGCGGTGCTCGAGTACCTGACTGCCGAGATCCTGGAGCTTGCCGGCAACGCGGCGCGCGACAACAAGAAGACGCGCATCATCCCGCGCCACCTGCAGCTGGCCATCCGCAACGACGAGGAGCTCAACAAGCTGCTGGGCCGCGTGACCATCGCGCAGGGTGGCGTCCTGCCCAACATCCAGGCCGTACTGCTGCCCAAGAAGACGGAGAGCCACCACAAGGCCAAGGGCAAGTGA